The following coding sequences lie in one Onychomys torridus chromosome X, mOncTor1.1, whole genome shotgun sequence genomic window:
- the LOC118574609 gene encoding LOW QUALITY PROTEIN: melanoma-associated antigen 1-like (The sequence of the model RefSeq protein was modified relative to this genomic sequence to represent the inferred CDS: inserted 1 base in 1 codon; substituted 1 base at 1 genomic stop codon): MPYIPYFNLEKVFQDAFEIHRLAKEEEETEEEKEEVEEEEEGEEEEEEGEEVEEEEEEGEEEEEEWEATDSDTISSTLSASLKIILPPSCPSPPSTLSSCPLFWGSPDETEGSVSCMLSISQSCQSTYSFTSCSNFDEESSSLEEERLTILKVTDDDAKYQKLKRQKVSQLVNLLTLTSRMKXRTEEVGMLRVVREEHRKLSPAIFKEASKCLEMVFGIDIKENDHVSRSYVLTNTLNLIYDDNNQRLPRNGFLIIILGMIFMEGNCASEESMREFLNVIGIYDGKKHXIYGEPREFLTRDLVQQNYLRYRQVPESYPPCYVFLWGPRAYSETTKMEVLEFLTKFTRRDPIYFSSLYSEALRDEEVRAWARKGPMD; encoded by the exons ATGCCATACATTCCATACTTCAACCTTGAAAAAGTTTTCCAGGATGCTTTTGAAATACATAGATTAgctaaggaggaggaagaaacggaagaggagaaggaagaagtggaagaggaggaggaaggggaagaggaggaggaagaaggggaagaagtggaagaggaggaagaagaaggggaagaagaggaggaagaatgggaGGCTACTGACAGTGACACCATCTCTTCCACATTATCTGcctctttaaaaatcattttacccccctcctgcccttcccCACCTTCCACTCTCTCATCCTGTCCTCTGTTTTGGGGCAGTCCAGATGAGACAGAAGGGTCTGTTTCCTGTATGCTGAGTATTTCTCAGAGCTGCCAGAGCACTTACTCCTTCACTTCATGTAGCAACTTTGATGAAGAATCTAGCAGCCTGGAAGAAGAGAGGCTAACCATTTTGAAGGTGACAGATGATGATGCCAAGTATCAAAAACTCAAAAGGCAAAAGGTATCTCAACTGGTCAATCTCCTGACCCTCACATCTAGAATGAAATAACGCACTGAAGAAGTGGGAATGCTCAGGGTTGTCAGAGAAGAGCACAGGAAACTATCCCCTGCCATCTTTAAGGAAGCTTCTAAGTGCTTGGAGATGGTTTTTGGTATTGATATAAAGGAAAACGATCATGTAAGCAGATCTTATGTCCTCACCAACACACTGAACCTCATATATGATGACAACAACCAGAGATTGCCTAGAAATGGCTTCCTGATAATTATTCTGGGTATGATATTCATGGAGGGAAACTGTGCCTCTGAAGAAAGCATGAGGGAATTCCTGAATGTGATAGGAATATATGATGGAAAGAAAC TCATTTATGGGGAGCCCAGGGAGTTCCTCACTAGAGATTTAGTGCAACAAAATTATCTGAGATACAGGCAGGTGCCTGAGAGTTATCCTCCATGTTATGTGTTCCTGTGGGGTCCAAGAGCCTACTCTGAAACAACCAAGATGGAAGTTCTAGAATTTTTGACCAAATTTACAAGGAGGGACCCAATTTATTTCTCATCCTTATATAGTGAGGCATTGAGAGATGAAGAAGTGAGGGCCTGGGCCAGAAAGGGACCCATGGATTAG